A part of Desulfotomaculum nigrificans DSM 574 genomic DNA contains:
- a CDS encoding protein-glutamate methylesterase/protein-glutamine glutaminase translates to MPLVKVLVVDDSSLMRRLISRLLEEDKDIKVIGTAADGLEAIQQIKALRPDVVSMDVEMPKLDGIATLRRVMLECPVPVVMLSAHTHEGARATMEALSAGAVDFVPKPGKSAELPIMVADLKTKIKVAARVSLRRITCPTPARPAARPITKLAEPDPPVVSVRKQPYCGKIDLVVIGCSTGGPAALQQIIPYLPANLPAGVVVVQHIPVGFSKSMAEHLDKKSAINVRHAEEGDEIKPGRVLVCPAGYDLNFKPRGNGATVTLSNFGQPLAPGGFRPSVDWVMKSAAEVYGCRAMGVLLTGMGKDGAQGMLAIRQQGGLTIAEHESTCVVYGMPKAAVDLGAAQKIVPLPQIAQEIQAVFY, encoded by the coding sequence ATGCCGCTGGTTAAAGTCCTGGTAGTTGACGATTCATCCCTTATGCGGCGGCTTATCAGCCGCCTGCTGGAGGAAGATAAAGACATTAAAGTGATTGGTACCGCGGCAGACGGTTTAGAAGCTATCCAACAAATTAAGGCCTTAAGGCCGGACGTAGTATCCATGGATGTGGAAATGCCCAAACTGGACGGCATTGCCACCCTGCGCCGGGTCATGCTGGAATGCCCGGTGCCGGTGGTCATGCTGAGCGCCCATACCCATGAGGGCGCCCGTGCCACCATGGAAGCCCTGTCCGCCGGAGCGGTGGACTTTGTGCCCAAGCCTGGCAAATCCGCTGAATTGCCTATCATGGTAGCGGATTTAAAAACGAAAATAAAGGTTGCCGCCCGGGTATCCCTGCGCCGGATTACCTGTCCCACCCCGGCCCGGCCCGCTGCCAGGCCCATCACTAAACTGGCCGAACCGGATCCACCGGTGGTGTCGGTCAGAAAACAGCCCTACTGCGGGAAAATCGACCTGGTGGTGATCGGCTGCTCCACCGGTGGCCCGGCAGCCCTGCAGCAAATTATCCCCTACTTACCGGCCAATCTACCTGCCGGGGTAGTGGTGGTGCAACACATCCCGGTGGGCTTTTCGAAATCTATGGCCGAGCACTTAGATAAGAAAAGCGCCATTAACGTACGCCACGCCGAAGAAGGCGATGAAATAAAACCAGGCCGGGTGCTGGTTTGCCCGGCTGGCTACGATTTGAACTTTAAACCCAGAGGCAACGGTGCCACCGTCACCCTGAGCAACTTTGGCCAGCCCCTGGCCCCCGGTGGTTTTCGCCCTTCGGTGGACTGGGTGATGAAGTCCGCCGCCGAGGTCTACGGTTGCCGGGCCATGGGTGTGCTGTTAACCGGCATGGGTAAAGACGGCGCCCAGGGGATGCTGGCCATAAGACAGCAGGGCGGCCTCACCATCGCTGAACACGAAAGTACCTGTGTGGTCTACGGCATGCCCAAGGCCGCCGTGGATTTGGGAGCAGCCCAGAAAATAGTACCTTTACCCCAAATTGCCCAAGAAATCCAAGCAGTTTTCTATTAG
- the flgM gene encoding flagellar biosynthesis anti-sigma factor FlgM → MKISGYKPTGEIFKAYQQNKIDKTKSPKASEGTVQTDSLELSPEARAKQEIQAKLKEIPEVREDLVNRLKKEIQNGTYKPDASKIADGIIQERLLDKEI, encoded by the coding sequence ATGAAAATTTCCGGCTACAAACCCACCGGTGAAATATTCAAGGCCTATCAACAAAATAAGATAGACAAAACTAAAAGCCCTAAAGCCAGCGAGGGAACAGTCCAAACCGATTCCCTGGAGCTGTCCCCGGAAGCCAGGGCCAAGCAAGAAATCCAGGCCAAATTAAAGGAAATACCCGAGGTGCGGGAAGACCTGGTTAACCGCCTGAAAAAAGAAATTCAGAACGGCACCTACAAGCCTGATGCCAGTAAAATAGCAGACGGAATTATCCAAGAGAGGCTCCTGGACAAAGAGATTTAA
- a CDS encoding flagellar protein FlgN has product MESLFFELLQVLKALHEKLQEMLRATEQHNIALRHNDITGIKAALQQLDVISRQSKAIDSKREQIQRALEEKLQLSPGATLQETMALAPANIKKGLSDQAMALKETFEQLKNTVQLNKLLTQNAMHFNETILNMLRPAQATYCPSGQSNMAKDTPSLLNKTV; this is encoded by the coding sequence ATGGAGTCTTTATTTTTTGAGTTGTTGCAAGTACTAAAAGCCTTACATGAAAAACTGCAAGAAATGCTGAGAGCCACCGAACAACACAATATAGCCCTGCGCCATAATGACATAACCGGGATAAAAGCTGCCCTGCAGCAACTGGATGTAATTTCCAGGCAATCCAAGGCCATAGACAGCAAAAGGGAACAAATACAGCGGGCGCTGGAGGAAAAATTACAGTTATCACCGGGGGCCACACTGCAGGAGACAATGGCCTTAGCCCCGGCCAATATAAAAAAGGGCCTGTCAGATCAAGCCATGGCTTTGAAAGAAACATTCGAACAACTAAAAAATACTGTTCAACTAAATAAACTGCTAACCCAAAATGCCATGCATTTTAACGAGACTATATTGAATATGCTGAGACCGGCCCAGGCCACTTATTGTCCCAGCGGCCAAAGTAATATGGCTAAAGATACCCCATCATTATTGAATAAAACAGTCTAG
- the flgK gene encoding flagellar hook-associated protein FlgK codes for MPGTWFGLEIAKRGTMAHRKAMDVTGHNIANASTPGYSRQEAVIKPTDPWTLPGLETRMLPGQLGTGSQVTEVRRIRDYYLDVQYRQSGSYEGYWEKKLDMAKRLETVFPEPEGRGIQDVMLNFFNDWQDLNNNPRDEGVVKAVMESGDELSAIFRQMHDQLTAIRDGIYVEGSQVIPGYTEVISGSIDYEVDKVNLLLKKIADISNTIVRVTQNDATPNDLLDERDNYLDELSKMGHIKVEINDDQTLKVYFIDETPGKEVIKIVGGQIVAAQVSVHRNNTDNKYYMFIDDDGNLQGTEPSINLTDMAEYNPAYPGSGQGSVLGLESARIENKEILDRLNNLAAAFITEVNNILAGITDDNGNPAPVTFFEGTDASDIRLATIDTTQEKLLGQKAIDVARLRSTTVNIGGQSTLFESYYQGIVAQVGANVDHHSNMLENQQAIGQQIDALRQSVSGVSVDEELTRVIQFQYGYQASARMIAIQDEMLDYLINRIR; via the coding sequence ATGCCCGGCACATGGTTTGGACTGGAAATTGCAAAAAGAGGCACCATGGCCCACCGTAAAGCCATGGACGTAACCGGACACAATATTGCCAATGCCAGCACCCCCGGCTATTCCCGCCAGGAAGCTGTTATCAAGCCCACAGACCCCTGGACCCTGCCCGGCTTGGAAACCAGGATGCTGCCCGGACAGTTGGGTACAGGCTCCCAGGTTACGGAAGTACGTCGCATCAGGGATTACTATTTAGATGTGCAATACCGCCAGTCCGGCAGCTACGAAGGTTACTGGGAAAAAAAGCTGGATATGGCCAAACGGTTGGAAACAGTGTTCCCCGAGCCGGAAGGCAGAGGCATCCAGGATGTCATGCTGAACTTCTTCAATGACTGGCAGGACTTAAACAACAACCCCAGGGACGAAGGGGTGGTCAAAGCGGTAATGGAGTCAGGTGATGAATTAAGCGCCATTTTCCGGCAAATGCATGACCAACTGACTGCCATACGGGACGGCATTTATGTGGAAGGCTCGCAAGTAATTCCAGGATATACAGAAGTAATTTCCGGCTCCATAGATTACGAAGTGGATAAAGTCAACCTGTTGCTTAAAAAGATTGCTGATATTTCCAATACCATTGTGCGTGTTACCCAAAACGATGCCACGCCTAACGATTTATTGGATGAGCGGGATAACTACCTCGATGAACTGTCCAAAATGGGTCATATAAAAGTAGAAATTAACGATGACCAAACCCTCAAGGTTTACTTTATTGATGAAACGCCAGGGAAAGAAGTCATCAAAATTGTGGGCGGTCAGATAGTGGCAGCCCAGGTATCGGTGCACAGAAATAACACAGATAATAAATACTATATGTTTATCGATGATGACGGAAATTTGCAGGGTACCGAGCCAAGTATTAATTTGACGGACATGGCCGAATATAATCCTGCGTACCCGGGCTCCGGTCAGGGATCTGTTTTAGGTTTGGAATCCGCACGGATAGAAAATAAAGAAATTCTCGACCGGCTGAATAATTTAGCTGCTGCATTCATAACCGAAGTAAATAATATACTGGCCGGCATAACCGATGATAACGGTAATCCGGCTCCTGTAACGTTTTTTGAAGGAACGGATGCATCCGACATCAGGCTGGCAACCATTGATACCACACAGGAAAAATTATTAGGCCAAAAAGCTATTGATGTTGCCCGCTTGCGCAGTACTACGGTAAACATAGGCGGTCAAAGTACTTTGTTTGAGTCCTATTACCAGGGTATCGTGGCCCAGGTGGGTGCCAATGTTGATCACCACAGCAACATGCTGGAAAACCAGCAAGCCATCGGCCAACAAATTGATGCTTTAAGGCAATCTGTTTCCGGTGTTTCGGTGGATGAAGAATTAACCAGGGTGATCCAGTTCCAATATGGCTATCAGGCCAGTGCCCGTATGATCGCCATACAGGATGAGATGTTGGATTATCTTATCAACCGGATCCGTTAG
- the flgL gene encoding flagellar hook-associated protein FlgL: MLRVSNILMANNMANYIQKNLQRSAKSQEQISTGKTIIRPSDNPSEISHLMAVNATIAGNEQYARNIQDGLAYLNQSDTALDTVGKYLQDAKTLALQAANGTLTDADREHIKEQVDKLIDAVKDIANSSLGGKYLFAGTKNDLPPFRRVDLPDGTTEIHYDGNEQPVTREILFQAPYEVTSAGAGANGVFGNLSGTKVIGGPFAALINLKKNLEPGGDINQSLTELDNAHDAILTKRVGVGARTRHLEAVKEQLEDQEVRLKSVLVDIQGADIAKLTIEVAQNQLVHQASLMTASNLLNTSLLQYLK; the protein is encoded by the coding sequence ATGCTCAGGGTGTCAAACATTTTAATGGCCAATAATATGGCAAACTATATCCAGAAAAACCTTCAAAGATCGGCCAAGTCCCAGGAGCAAATCTCCACCGGGAAAACCATCATCAGGCCTTCTGATAATCCCAGTGAGATAAGCCACCTGATGGCAGTAAACGCTACCATTGCAGGGAATGAGCAGTACGCCCGCAATATCCAGGACGGCTTAGCCTACCTTAACCAAAGTGATACCGCTCTGGACACGGTAGGGAAATACCTGCAGGATGCCAAAACCCTGGCATTACAGGCGGCAAACGGCACATTAACTGATGCTGACAGGGAACACATTAAAGAACAAGTCGATAAACTTATAGATGCCGTTAAAGATATAGCTAACAGCAGTTTAGGCGGCAAATACCTCTTTGCCGGTACCAAAAACGACCTTCCCCCCTTCCGGCGGGTAGACTTGCCGGACGGAACCACTGAAATTCATTATGACGGCAATGAGCAGCCGGTAACGCGAGAGATTCTTTTTCAGGCACCTTATGAAGTAACTTCCGCCGGTGCCGGGGCAAACGGGGTCTTCGGCAACCTTTCAGGCACCAAGGTGATCGGTGGACCCTTTGCAGCTCTGATAAACCTGAAAAAGAACCTGGAACCTGGCGGAGACATCAACCAGTCCTTAACTGAACTTGATAACGCTCATGATGCTATTCTGACCAAGCGGGTAGGCGTTGGTGCTCGTACCCGTCACTTGGAGGCGGTAAAAGAACAGTTGGAGGATCAAGAAGTAAGGTTAAAATCCGTCCTGGTGGATATCCAGGGCGCAGATATTGCCAAATTAACCATCGAAGTGGCCCAAAATCAACTGGTACACCAGGCTTCTTTGATGACTGCTTCAAATTTATTAAATACCAGCCTGTTGCAATATTTAAAGTAG
- a CDS encoding flagellar protein FlaG, with translation MKIGAGGLQSIILNDMVRSLETTARPRAGVQETMLQSQGLDKNQLKEELNRAVERLNHLAESLNYPIQLAIKEPPPRLKVILRDKYTGKQREIELDELDQLAAHLEEAKGVHLDSYT, from the coding sequence ATGAAAATCGGCGCCGGTGGACTGCAGTCAATTATTTTAAATGATATGGTAAGATCTTTAGAAACCACTGCCAGACCAAGGGCAGGGGTTCAGGAAACCATGCTCCAGTCTCAGGGGCTGGATAAAAACCAGTTAAAAGAAGAACTAAACCGGGCGGTGGAACGATTAAACCACCTGGCGGAATCACTAAACTACCCCATCCAGCTGGCTATTAAAGAACCACCGCCCAGGCTGAAAGTAATCTTAAGAGATAAGTATACCGGCAAACAGAGAGAGATTGAGCTGGACGAACTGGACCAACTGGCCGCCCACTTGGAAGAAGCTAAGGGGGTTCATCTGGACAGCTATACATAG